In Coraliomargarita parva, the genomic stretch GTCGACCTGCTCGCCGCCTACAAGGCCGTCGAAGCAACCGGGCAAACCGAATACATCGCGGTCGAGCTCGACAGTTTCGAAGGCGACATGATGGCAGCCATCAAGACGAGCTACGACTACCTCACCCGCAACAAAATCGCACAAGGCAACAAGTAAGGAATTTCCCATGGCAGACAAAATCGGAATCGGCATCATCGGCTGCGGCAATATCTCGCAAGCCTACTTTAACGGCGCGAAACTCTTCGAAGTGCTCGATGTGGTTGCCTGCGCGGACCTCAACATGGACGTCGCCAAGGCCAAGGCGGAAGAGAACGAGTGCCAGGCGCAGACCGTGGACGAGCTTCTGGCGAACCCGGACGTTCAGCTCGTGATCAACCTGACCATTCCCGCCGTGCACGCAGAGGTTAGCCTCGCAGCACTCAACGCGGGGAAGCACGTGCATTGCGAAAAGCCGCTCGCCGTCAGCCTCGAAGACGCCAAGAAAGTGCTCGAAACCGCCGCAGCCAAGGGCCTGCTCGTCGGCTGTGCGCCGGATACCTTCCTCGGTGGCGGTAGCCAGACCTGCCGCAAACTCGTGGACGACGGCTGGCTCGGAGAGGTCAAGAGCGGCACGGCCTCCTTCATGACCCGCGGCCCGGAAAGCTGGCACCCGAACCCCGGCTTCCTCTACGAAGTCGGCGCCGGCCCGATGTTCGACATGGGCCCCTATTACATCACCACACTGATCAACCTGCTCGGTCCGGTGAAGCGGGTCAGCGCGATGAACACGAAGGCTTTCGAACAGCGCCTGGCGACCAGCAAGGAACAGTTCGGCAAACTGCTCCCGGTCGAAGTGCCCACCCACTACAGCGGCGTGCTCGAATTCCACAGCGGAGCGATCATCAACATGACAGTCTCCTTCGACGTCCCGGCACATGGCCACAGCCCGATCGAAATCTACGGAACCGAAGGCTCGCTCAAGGTTCCGGATCCGAATACTTTCGACGGCCCGGTCTCGATGTGGACCGCATCGACCAAGGAGTGGCAGGAGATGCCTTTCAGCCATCCCTACCGCATGAATTCCCGCAGCATCGGCGCGGCCGACCTCGCCTACGCAATCCTTAGCGACGGCAAGCGCGCCCATCGTGCCAGCGGCGAGCTCGCCTACCACGTATTGGAAGTCATGCACGCCTTCCTGAAATCGTCGGACGCCGGTGCCTGCGTGGCCATCGAATCCTGCCCGCAACAGCCCGAAGCCCTTCCATTGAATCTGGTCGAAGGCCGGCTGTAGAATGGTTTGCGGTGCTCTTTAAAGGAGAGGAGAAGCACGAGTCATTAGCGTGAATGGCACTCCTTTCATGAGCTTTACGGTAATACATCGTGCCGTATGCGGAACTCGTAGTGGCTGCTTCAGCTGCCATCATACGTCTAGAAAGCTACCGCAGCCCCGATGGCGACTAAAGTCGCCACTACGCCATGTAAGCCTTTGTTTGGGAGTCAGAAAACGATATCAATAGATAATCAAGTAGCAGTCCATATGTGTCAGGAAATCAATGCCGAGCCTCGACGAACAAGAGGCTCGGCATTGTATTCCCGATCCCAATACACTTTCTCGAATGAAAAAAATCTCCATTACCGAGTCCTACTTGCAAGGCCATGTCAGCTGCGAGTCGACTGAATCCGGCTTACGGCCTTGGCGTTTGCCTGTTGAGGAGTTGCCGCTGTATGCCACGCATGGCGACCTTTTGGACAAAGCAGGCCGTGCCTCCGGAGTCCGCGTGCGCTTCCGAACCACCAGCCCGGAGCTTGCTTTAGGGGTGAAAATACTCTCAGAGGATGAGCCCGCACCCGCCTTTGACCTCGTCTCCGAAGGCGAGTTGCTCACAACGGTTGCGGCGGACCCGAAAGCCAATGAAGTGCGCTTCACCGGACTGGAGTCCTCCCGGACCTACGAAATCTGGCTGCCTGTCTTTACGCAACTCTGCCTCCAGTCCTTTACTGTGACCGAGGGAAGCAGCGTGGAGCCAGTCTCCGATGACCGGCTTCGCTGGCTCAGCTATGGCAGTTCGATCACACACTGCCGGGCGGCAACGAGTCCCGCACTCACCTGGCCGGCCATTGCGGCCCGTAAGCATGACTTGCACCTGACGAATCTGGGCTATGGTGCCAACTGCCACCTTGAGCCGATGCAAGGACGCCTGATCCGTGACCTGCCGGTGGACATCATCACCCTCAAGCTGGGCATTAACGTTTACGGAATGGCGTCCCTAAACAAGCGGACCTTCGCGGCAGCCGCCATTGGACTGGTCAAATTGATCAGGGAAAAGCATCCCATGACGCCCATCGGGCTGATTACGCCGATTTTCTGCCCCTATGGAGAAGTCAACCCCAATGCGGTTGAGATGACTCTCGAGAACTACCGGGAACAGTTGCGGATTGCCTATCGTGCCCTGAAGGAACAGGGCGACGACAAACTCTTTTTATTCGAAGGACGTGAATTGTTCTGGGAAGAAGACGCGGTCCTACTGCCGGATGATCTCCATCCGAATGGTGAAGGCTACCAGCGCATGGGCGAACGGGCAGCCGAGAAGATCCTTCCAGTGCTTTTACAAGCGCGCTAAGAGCACTCCCAAAAACTGGACATAAGGGATATGGTGCGCGGAATACTTCAGCCCTCGACTAGAGCATTCTGCGTTTAGGTAGACGTGCTGGCTGGGTAGAAATTTGTTTTCCAACAAGGCGGTCGCAGTGCGTGCGGGTCGAGACCCGTGCCGCTGCGACCAACGCCGTTGGAAGGCAAATTTCCCCCAGTCCCAAAGGGATGAGGCTTTTTTCAAAAGTTCGCGGCGTTGCAGAGACAGTCATGCAGCTCGCTGCACTCCTGCCTCTGCGCCTTGCGCTGCTTTTGAAAACCGCACTCACCAGCTACGCCTAACTAAACGCAGAAGGCTCTATGCCTTCGTCCAATCCTCAACCTTCAGTCCCTGAACTCGCTTGAACTCGCGAAGGTTGTTGGTGACCACCGCCATACCCAAAGAAAGCGCGTGGGCGGCGATCATCAAATCCATGGATCCGATGGGCGTTCCTTTCTTTTCCAGTTGTGTGCGAATGACTCCGTAGTATCGAGCGGCAGATTCATCATAGGCGATGATCTCCAGCGGCATGAGGAACTTTTCCAGTGCAGACTGGTTTTTCTTCACCACAGCGCTCTTAGCGACTCCGTATTCCAATTCAGAAACTGTCACGGATGACACACCGATGTCGCCAATGGGTATAGACTGCATTTTCTGCCGAACACACTCCGGCTTGTGATTGATGATGAAAATGCAGGTGTTGGTATCGAGCAGATACTTCATGCGCCAAGAGCTGGACGGTCCTGAACCTCGGGTTGATTACGCTCAGTCATGAAATCTAAGGAGAATTCATCGCAGGCCTCGAACAAGATATCCCACGAATTTGCTTCCGGCATCAAAACCACGGCCTGCCCCACTCGCTTGACAAAGACCTGACGGCCGTCAAAGCGATAGGCTTTGGGCAATCGAACGGCCTGACTACGCCCTGTCTGAAAGAGTTTTGCCGTATCCATGCCATAATAGCTACTTCAAGTAGATACCAATGTCGAGAATAATTCACGAATGTCGTCGGACTCTCTAATGGGCACTTCTGGAATAAGCTTTAACTAAGCGGTCTTGAAGGCCAAATGTCTCTTTCAAACCTCTATCATTAGCTTTTTCGTTCCTGAACTGGCCAGCCACCGTTGCCGGAATTGTTCATGCGCAGCAACAAGCCGACTATTCCGTCGCTGCCGCAGGCTTCACCAAGATCACCCGGCCCATATAGAGATCGGGAGCCGGCTGCTCAGGTTTGCCTGCCGGTGCCATGAAGAGGAAGCATTCCGGGTTAATCTTCGCAGTCCCCAGGTGCACCAGCGTGTAGTTCCCGCCGGCGATCTCTCCAGCCGGCACCTTGACATCCAGAATATTCCGCTTCGAGACACCATCGTGAATTCCGATACTCATACCGGTGCCGGTGTAGCCCGCCAACTCGTCGCAGCGCACCTCGGCATACAGATCCCACTCGCCGGACAACGACTCGGGGAAACGGTATTGCACCGCCCATTGATGGAATTTCCCGAAAAGCCGGACTGCCCCGCCGTAAGGCGCATTGTCCTCGTCGACCAGCTCCGTCCAACGGCCGGCAGCAAACATGCGGATATCCCATGGGCCAACGACCTGCACTTCGGAGGCGGAAGGGAGTCCCTCCGGCAACGGTGCCGACTTCCGCCCCAGCGAGCCTTGCCACATTTTCAGGCGCTCGCGGTAAAAGCTGAACTTTTCACTCTCGGAATAGTGGCGAGTGCCGTATTTTGCCGTTTTGGCCAGAAAGTCGTCGATCGCGGCGCTGATGTCCTGCGGGCCGCGATAATCGGCCGCCTTGGTAATCGGATCCTCGGGGCTGCGTTTCAAATATTCCAGCCAGGCATTGTCCAAAGTGATTCTCGCGATCTCCAAACGGGTGCTCAGGGTCGGATCCCCGGCAACGGCTTCCTGGGCCTGATCGAAGAATTTCGTAGCCTCATTCAGCGCTTCCATCGTCAGCCAAGTCGAGGTATCGCCACGGTCACACTTCAGGATCGCGCCGGACTTTTCGAGCTCGTCGCAGAGGAACATCATATAGGCGTCGAGAGACTCGCCGGCCGCCCCATAGTAGCCAGTGAGGAATTCCCGCCGCAAGGCGTCCGGGTCGGCATCTGGATTCCAGAGCATGTGCGAGACGACCCATGCCCGCATCAGAAGGAAATCACCGGTGACCGAGAGGGAATCCCCCTGGCAGAACATGCCGACGACACTGGCGTTACTGAAGTCGTGAATATTCGTGCCCATGACCCGGTAGTTTGGAAAGGGAACGAGCGATTTACTGAAATTAGTCAGGTAGTCCCAGATGAATAAGCGCGGGGTGATCGCCAGCCATTTGTTCAGGTTCCCGCTGAAACTGCGGTTCTGTTCACCTGTCAGCAACGGCTGTGCGAACGAAGCCTCGATGGAGCACAACTGGACAAGCACATTGTCGCGCGGCTTGGTGATGCGCGGCGGCTTTTCCGTATACTGATAGGCCAACGTAACGATTTTGAAGTCAGGATATTCTTTCTCGATATCCGCAGCCACGGCATTGACGAAGCGTAGGATCGCGCCGGATTCCGCCCCTTCCTCCGCGACCACCTGTCGGCACGCCGGGCATTGGCAGGCATTCCGGTTGTCATTCTGACTGACTCCGATGTATCCCGCCTCCGGGTCTTTGCGGATGCGTTCCAGTGCGACTCTGGTAAATTCTTTCCGCATCTCCTCATTGGTCAGGCACAACTGGCTGTCCTCCTTCAAGCGCTTCCCGCCGCGGAGGCTATACCATTCGGGATGTTCGTCGAAATAGAGGTTTCCGGGCAGGAATTGCTCGAAAGTATGGCACAGTCCGATGATCCGGTAATGACCACCCTGCTCCGAGCCGATGGGCTGCATGTGCCCGTTGAGCTTCAAGCGGGCGGAGAACGGGTTGGTGCGGGCATCGGCGTAGTAGATGTCACGATATTTGATCCGCGGCGTGTAGAAAGTATCCAACTGAGGAAGCAACAAGGACGTATTATGGGGAACGTGCTCCACGTTGGAGGACCACCAGCGAACCCCGCAGGCATCCTCCAGAAAAGTATAGGCAGCGTAGAGGACCGCACGTTCCGACGATCCGGTCAGGATGAGATTCGGTCCCTGGGTATGGAGATAAATCGAATCGTCGTCCGGAGCTCCTAATTCAATTTCATTTGCCTTCAGGAGTTTGTCGACGAAGCGACTCGGCCCCACCGCCAGCACCGGCGGCCAGGACGCGCCCTCACCCACTTGGGCAGTCAACTCGGACTCGGTGCGGGCGGGGAAATTCACGCCGGTGATTTTCCGCAGATAGCCGGCCAGCTCACGACCGGCGGTCGCGACTGCGGGCGCAGGATCGTCCGGCAGCAGGATGACATAGTCGGTCTTCTGCCCTTGAACCAAAGCAAGCGGAGCGTCGGATGCCGGCTCCTGAAGCTGAACCGCCTCCGGTTCCTTCTCGGCGGGCTGGACGGGAGCAGACTCTTCCTCTTGAACCGTAGCGGGAAGGAGCTCGTTTTCTTGCTCTTGAATCAGAGTAGACTCGGCGACGGTATTATCGACTGCGGAATGCGTATTTGTGCTGCAGCTGGCAGAGGTCAACACCATCAGTGTGATGGCAGCCAGAAGGCGCCCGGAAAGTCCGTTGGCTGGTCGTTCCCGATGAGACCGTGTCAAACCGACTGCGGTTTCCGGACAAGCTAGGGACAATACCGACGATCGCTTGCCGGAAAAAATACGTTTATAATCCATTTCTCTAATTCGTTACTAATTTTGACTGTGCCGCCCGAGGACGGCACGATAAGATGACAGGCAAGAAAGCCTGCCACCATTAGTCCTTTTTAATAGTGGAGTCCTAAATGCGGCTAACCCGAGAACACCGCCCCTTGAAGTGGCACGATATAGCTATCTCCAACCCAGGACCAGGAAGTTCTCCTCCCATTCTTCCTTTGAAATAGTGGATGCATCGATACGGTCGACATGACCATCCACATACAGGACGTTGTCTCCCCCCGCATGGCGCTGGGGGAAGGCATTTTCCCAATTGTTTTGATTTTGGTCAAAGTAAACCCGGATTGAATCGGCCATCATCACAATCTTGGCAGGATTGGGACAATTGAAGACTTTCCGATCCGCATAGGCATCGCCAATCGCCCCTCCATGCCAGATGGTATATCCACCGATTCGGGCGTTGTAAGCGTAACTGGTGATGCGGAAGCCCGGCGTGCCATTATTGTCGAAAATTTCCTGCCCGCTACCGAATATCTGCGAGGAGGGGCAGAAATAGCTCCCCGGCATGGCGAAGTCATCGCCAAAACCCGATGGAATTTGATCCGGTCCTCCCACATAGGGCAAGAGGGACTCGAACCACATGATGCGTTGGGCACCAAAGTTCGTGACAAATGATTGTCCCGCCTTCACACAGGGCGTCATCCAACCGTCATGATCGGCGGCATACATGCCGTTGGCCGCACCAAACTGGCGTAGGTTCGACACGCAAGTCGCACTGTTCGCGCTGTCTTTGACCCGCCGGAAGACGGGGAACAACAGCGCGACCAGGACTGCGATGATGCCGATGACGCCGAGCAGTTCAAGCAAAGTGAAGCCAGCTGCCTGACGCACGGCGTCTTTCGGTCGGAAACCCATTATTTCTTCCTTCTAAGGAATACTGCGCCCAGAGCAAGAACGCCGCTCAGAATCGCGAAAGTCGCCGGCTCAGGAATGGCAATGGCTACTGTTTGCACCTCAAAATAGGAATTTGTCCCATTGGCAATGAACAGTCCATCACCTGCATTTGACGCAATATCGCCCTCATTAAGGGAAAACCCAACGTAAAGCACACTACTTGAGCCTACGATGGATAGGTCCTGAAAGGACTGAGCTCCTTGAAACCCGGCTGTTGCAACATTAGAATAATTAAAATTTTCCACAACTGTCCAATTCGTGCCATCCGTGCTATAACGGACATCCAAGTCAAGATTCACTTGTTTTACAATATACAGGTCGGATAGCCCCCATTTAAAACCAGTGATGGCCATATCCTCAGGAACTGTAATTTTCCAAGTAGCAAAAGAAGGATCAGCCGTATTACCGGACCGAATACGGTTACTCGCTTCTGTAATGGCATTACTCTGATCCCAGAGGGCGTAGTCCACATCATCCGTAAAGACTAGACCATGTGTTACCGTAAACGTATCGTCCACAGAGTAGACACCACCGTTAAATTCACTGGCCGTAAAATCTTCGCTCGTTCCCGTCGTCAATGCGGCGTTCGCGACGGAAGCTGCCCCCGCCAAACACGCAGCCAAGGCCATGCACTTCACACCTCGTGTGAGCATACCTTCCGCGATCATTTCCTTTGCCCAAGTTGTATCTGTTTCTGTGTTTTTCATGCCGATCTTCTGCCTTTCTTTGTATGTTTAGGGTTTGATTAGGTGAATGGTTACCTAGCTATTTTGATACTGTCCTAAGTTTTTTCGCTTTAGCCCTAATATGGACTTGTTAACAGGCTAATAGATACTATAAACAGTATCTTAGGATCTTTAGTCAACAAAAAATCGGAAAATGAAGAAAAAAAGACCGAATATTATTTTTGTGTTTGGCGACCAATGGCGGCAGCAAGCCTTGGGCTACACAGGAGACCCGAACGTCCTGACTCCACACTTGGACGCCTTTGCCTCCGAAAGCGTCAACTTCAGCCATGCGGTGGCGGGCTGCCCGGTCTGCACCCCCGCGAGGGCCTGTTTCTTAACGGGTCAGCGCCCCCTCACCCACGGCTTATTTGTGAACGACGTCCCACTCCACCCCAAAGGCACCAGTATTGCCGAAGCTTTTGCCAGCGGCGGCTACGACACCGCCTATATCGGCAAATGGCACGTCAATGCCGGAGGGCGCACACGCTACATCCCCAAGGAACGCCGTTTAGGCTTCGACTACTGGAAGGTGCTGGAGTGCACGCACGACTACAACCATTCGGCCTACTACGCCAATGACTCGGAAGAGATGCTCTACTGGGAGGGTTACGACGCCGAAGCCCAGACCGCGGACGCAGAAGCCTATATCCGCGACCATGCGGAGAGCGAAGCGCCCTTCTTTATGATGCTCTCCTGGGGCCCTCCGCACGCTCCCTATGAAACGGCGCCCGAGCGCTACAAGGCGCTCTACACGCCCGATAGCATCAAACTGCGCCCCAACGTCCCGGAACAAGCCGCTCCTGAAGCTCGTGAATGGCTGGCAGGTTATTATGCCCACTGCTCGGCCCTGGATGACTGCATGGCCAGTCTCCTTCGAACCCTGGATGCCTGTGGAATCGCCGAAGACACGATCGTGCTCTTTACCTCCGACCACGGCGACATGCTGGGCTCCCATGGCCGCACGAAGAAGCAACAACCCTGGGACGAATCCATCCGCGTGCCCTTCCTGCTGCGCTATCCGAATCTAGAGGGATGGCAGCCGCGCGAAACCGATGCGCTGATCAATACCCAGGATGTCATGCCCACCCTGCTCGGTCTGTGTGGCCTGCCGGTTCCCGAGTGCGTTGAAGGCGTCGACTTCTCCGGACACATCAGGGGAGGTGACAATCCCGACGGCGACGCGGTCCTGCTCACCTGTCCCCACCCCTTCGGCCAATGGTCCTCCACCCACCACGACGGGAGGGAATATCGCGGTCTCCGCACCCGCCGCTACACCTATGTGCGTGATCTCTCGGGCCCCTGGCTTCTTTACGACAACGAAACCGACCCCTTCCAACTACAGAACCAGATCGCCAACCCTGATTTTGCGGCCATTCGAGCGGAGCTGGAGGCCGCCTTGCAGAGGAAACTTGAGGCCGAGAACGACCAATTCCTGCCGGGAATGGAATACATTGAGCAATGGGGATATATACTGGACAAGGAGAACTTAACCGTGCCCTACGAGGACTGAGTGTCTTGTTACTTTTGTGTGTATATGATTATATTGACATATTGAATATACCGAGATAAGCACTATTTATAACACCATGAGCGTATTAAGCATTCCGAAATATACCCGCGCGAAGCAAAAGATGCTGAGCTACATCGGTAAAGAAGGCCTTGACGTGGGCGACAAGCTCCCCCCCGAAAAGGAACTATCGGAAATGTTTGATGTGAGCATGATCACCCTCCGACGGGCTCTGCTGGAACTGAGCGAGGAAGGAGTCATTGAACGACTCCAGGGCCGGGGAACCTTTGTCCAATCACGCATCTCCAATGGGGAGAAACTGGGAGCAATCGGCTTTCTTGCGGTGGACCAGTGGAGCTATCCGTCGCCCACGCAACTGGAGGTGCTCCGCAAACTGCTCTACAAGCGCGGCTACAAGATGCGCTATTTTGTGGCGAAAAAGACACCGGACAGCGCGATTTTAGAGGAACTGGCCAATCTGCGCGGCGTATTTATCAGCGGCTGGGTGAATGACGAGTGGCTCAAATGCCTCGATAACTATGGCGTGCCGGTCGTGGTCATCGGCGAGTATGCACTGACCCGCGAGACCAATTCGGTCCATTACGACTGGAAGCAAGCCGGTAAGGTCATGGCTGAGCACTTTGCCGGACAAGGCCTGCGCAAACTCGGACTGGTTTGCTCCGAACCGAGCTTTTATCCGGGGCAGCAGATTCACAAGGGTTTCATGGAAACCTGCCAGACCCATGCTCTTGACGTGCGTGATTCCGACGTCGTCTGGCCGATCGTGGGGCAGGAAGAGACGATGATCATGAACTTCCTCTCGGCCAACCAGGAAAAATACGACGCACTGGTGGTGCAGGAAGGCAATTATTCGCACCTGTTGGCATGCCTGTGGGAGTGCGATTACATGCCCAAGCTGAAGATCGGCGTCGTGGGCGAAGAGGAGCGGATCAGTTCCCGCCTCTCACGCATCGTCGGCACCGAGTTCAGCACATCCGTCACGGAAGAAGCGGTAGAACTCTTCTTCTCACTGCTCGATCAGAAAGTTCCTCGCTATCGGGAAATCCGGATTAAGCCCGTCATCCGACAGCATTCCGCGACAATCCAACTTTCTTCCGAGGCGCCCGCCCTCTCCTGAAGCACACTTGCCGGACAGATTGAACCGTCAATTTACGTAAATTAACGTTAATTAACGGTTTACAAAACTCATTTCGCCAAGTTCTACTTGGTTAAGTGGCCTAAGCTGGTGAAAAATGGTAGCGCTGGTGCGTCCTGAATGGCTTAGCTCAAGATTCTTATCGTAGTGGCGACTTCAGTCGCCATCGAGCCGAGGTGGCTTAGGATGCTGAATATGGCAGCTAAAGCAGCCACTACGAGCGACGCTTTGTTGCGACAGGAATCCTTAAAATTGCCCTTAAAGTAATGCGCACCGGGGACCCGTCTTCGCCTGAGGGCTACGCCGAGGCACGCGGGAATGGCACTACTTTAAGCTTCTTATCGTAGTGGCGACTTCAGTCGCCATCGACCCGGCCCGGCTTAGGATGCTGAATATGGCAGCTAAAGCAGCCACTACGAGCGACGCTTTGTTGCAATAGGAACCCTTCAATTTGTCCTTAAAGTAGTGCCATTCGAGGCACGCGGTGCTGCGCTACCTAAAAAATCAATCTAACTAAGATTCGCCGAGAGCAAAGCCGTCTCCAGCCTTCGCGTTCTCCGCGCACTCGAGCGCAGCGGGCGGGTTACTCTCCTAATTGCTTCTTGAGCTTCTTGAGTTCCTCGTCGTCGTGCTTCTTTTCGAGCGCCTCTTCCAGGGCATGCTCTTCGATGTGCGCTTCCTCGATCGTAACGTGATCGGTTTGCTCGACCAAGGCCACATCGTCGGCGCTGACGCCATCCATAACGCGCCCATCATCGAGGATATTGCTGTCCTGACCTTCCAGGTCCTTGAACATTCTCAGCATGTCGCGGATCCCCCCCCAGGTGAACCAGAAAGTCGAAACCACACCGATGGCACCAGAGACCACAATCGTCGTGATGAAATACCAAGTGCCCCACCACTCTTTCGGCCAGGGTGAGATGTTGTTCCAGATCACGATGGCGACAAAACTACCGAAGCCCCAGACAAAGGAATAGATAAAGACTGAACGTGCGATGATCCGGTCGCCCCGCGTATACTGCGAGTTGATACCGATCAGCTTGTTGAGTGCCCCACGCAGAGTCAGCTTTTCGCGCTCCACGACTTTGCCTTCACGGTGATACTTCCCGCGGTGCAACAATCGATCCATGTTGTGCGGCGTCTTGCAGGTCAGCAGGGAAACAACAATATAGCCGGCAATCCCCAGAACCATGGCGAAGAAATACATCTCCTGAGAGTTGATCGGGAACTTGGTCGGCGACATCTCCCAGACGATGTAGGGCTGGAACGGTCCCGAAAGTTTCGTAAGCCAGACCGCCACGGTGCCGACCAGCTCGCGCGACTCCAGCCACGGGTAGATGCCGGTTTCCCATGTCTTCTGGCAAATGATCCCGGCGACCGCGAGCGTGGAGCCCGTAATCAGCGCGGTAAAGGCACCGGCAGAAGTGCCACGTTTCCAATAGAGCCCGCCCACGATACAAGGCCCCGCCCCACCGAGCCAAATCATACCGGTAATCGCGAAGAACATCACGATGAAGTCGATCTGACTGAAGAAGGCGGAGAACAGGAAGGCGAACAGCGCCACCAGCGCGATGATGATCCGCAGGAGGTTGAGGTGCTGTCGAGGCGTTAAGGGCTTACGACGAAGCGGCAGGATGACGTCCTGCACAATGATACCGCCCCAGCTGTGGAGATAGGTCGTATCCGTCGAGATCAGCATGAAAACGCAGAGTGCACAAAAGACACCGGCCACGCCAATGGGGAGAATCGACTTGAGGGCCATCGGCACGCGCATCTGGCCGAAGATGGTGGCAAAGGTCTGACCGGACACCGCCTCACCGGTCGCCTCACCGCTGCCGCGCAGCGCCTTGACACCGACATCCTTGACCAAGTCCAAATTCGCCTGCACGGGCTCGCCGGCAGGCACCTGCGAATCAGAGCTAGATTCAACTGCTTCGACCAACCCCCAACGAACCTTGGAAGCATGAATCTCGGCGGCACGTTCCGCATTCTTTTGATCGGCCAGTGCAATGTATTCGACCATCTCGGGCGACATTTCCCCCGTGGCCAAATAAGCGTCAAAATCTTCCCGCACGCCACCAGGATCGCTCTGCAGGGTCACATCTGCCATCGCCTTGGCGGCCAGCTCATTGCGGCAGGCTGCGGCCTCATCGGCATGCCGATCCCCATTCAGGAAGGCATAGGCGCACACGGCCAGGAGGATATACATCATGGTCGAAAATCCGGAGCGCCACATACCCAGCACGCCCCCCATCTTCTGCTCATGCGCATCACGGGCGGCGGAGTTGTAGCCCTGCGTGCCCGACCAGGCCATCCGGTTGAAGATCTGGGCAAAAATGCCGACCGCGACGTAAAAGAGGTTAAAGTCTCTCAACTTCGCAATATCGAAGGGGTTGAGAAAGCTCGTGCCATCCGGACGGTTCAGCAGCGGCGGCACAATGTCGTTGAACCATGAAAATTGCGTAAGGAGATAGATCACGACGATGGCATACATCGGATAGCTGAGGATGCCTTGCACGCAGTCCGTGGTCATGATCGTAATCTGCCCGCCGATCGTCGCCACAAACACGGCCACCGATAGGAAGATCGCCATGATCAGCATAAAGGTGGGGATTTCCCATCCGCCCAGCGAAACGATCAGCGGCAGGTCGCAGAAATAGACGAGAAAGCGGGCACCGACCGCAGGAAAGATCGCATAATTGATCACACCGGAGAGGGCCTGCAGGAACCCGGCGAAGATGCGGAACGACTTGTTGTAGCGCATCTCGAAGAACTGCCCCATCGTCATGGCCCGCGACTCGCGGTAGCGGTAGGTGCAGTAGCCGGTCAGCAGGAAGATCATACTCAAGGGCGCGGCGATCGCATTCCAGAAGCTGTAGGCCAGCCCGGAGCTATAATACATCTCGAACATGGCCAC encodes the following:
- a CDS encoding PEP-CTERM sorting domain-containing protein (PEP-CTERM proteins occur, often in large numbers, in the proteomes of bacteria that also encode an exosortase, a predicted intramembrane cysteine proteinase. The presence of a PEP-CTERM domain at a protein's C-terminus predicts cleavage within the sorting domain, followed by covalent anchoring to some some component of the (usually Gram-negative) cell surface. Many PEP-CTERM proteins exhibit an unusual sequence composition that includes large numbers of potential glycosylation sites. Expression of one such protein has been shown restore the ability of a bacterium to form floc, a type of biofilm.), with amino-acid sequence MKNTETDTTWAKEMIAEGMLTRGVKCMALAACLAGAASVANAALTTGTSEDFTASEFNGGVYSVDDTFTVTHGLVFTDDVDYALWDQSNAITEASNRIRSGNTADPSFATWKITVPEDMAITGFKWGLSDLYIVKQVNLDLDVRYSTDGTNWTVVENFNYSNVATAGFQGAQSFQDLSIVGSSSVLYVGFSLNEGDIASNAGDGLFIANGTNSYFEVQTVAIAIPEPATFAILSGVLALGAVFLRRKK
- a CDS encoding sulfatase family protein is translated as MKKKRPNIIFVFGDQWRQQALGYTGDPNVLTPHLDAFASESVNFSHAVAGCPVCTPARACFLTGQRPLTHGLFVNDVPLHPKGTSIAEAFASGGYDTAYIGKWHVNAGGRTRYIPKERRLGFDYWKVLECTHDYNHSAYYANDSEEMLYWEGYDAEAQTADAEAYIRDHAESEAPFFMMLSWGPPHAPYETAPERYKALYTPDSIKLRPNVPEQAAPEAREWLAGYYAHCSALDDCMASLLRTLDACGIAEDTIVLFTSDHGDMLGSHGRTKKQQPWDESIRVPFLLRYPNLEGWQPRETDALINTQDVMPTLLGLCGLPVPECVEGVDFSGHIRGGDNPDGDAVLLTCPHPFGQWSSTHHDGREYRGLRTRRYTYVRDLSGPWLLYDNETDPFQLQNQIANPDFAAIRAELEAALQRKLEAENDQFLPGMEYIEQWGYILDKENLTVPYED
- a CDS encoding GntR family transcriptional regulator, whose translation is MSVLSIPKYTRAKQKMLSYIGKEGLDVGDKLPPEKELSEMFDVSMITLRRALLELSEEGVIERLQGRGTFVQSRISNGEKLGAIGFLAVDQWSYPSPTQLEVLRKLLYKRGYKMRYFVAKKTPDSAILEELANLRGVFISGWVNDEWLKCLDNYGVPVVVIGEYALTRETNSVHYDWKQAGKVMAEHFAGQGLRKLGLVCSEPSFYPGQQIHKGFMETCQTHALDVRDSDVVWPIVGQEETMIMNFLSANQEKYDALVVQEGNYSHLLACLWECDYMPKLKIGVVGEEERISSRLSRIVGTEFSTSVTEEAVELFFSLLDQKVPRYREIRIKPVIRQHSATIQLSSEAPALS